From one Gracilinanus agilis isolate LMUSP501 chromosome 5, AgileGrace, whole genome shotgun sequence genomic stretch:
- the MAP3K12 gene encoding mitogen-activated protein kinase kinase kinase 12 isoform X1, whose translation MPSRWELSSLLGTDSSCPPQGSLLSFPPSTLTMACLHETRTPSPSFGGFMAALSEASVRKLDPDTSDCTPEKDLTPTQCVLRDVVPLGGQGGSGHSPSPGGEAPTEAFANSVLQLHEQEAGGPGGATGPTEGRTPRFRADEVRLQCQSGSGFLEGLFGCLRPVWTMIGKAYSTEHKQQQEDLWEVPFEEILDLQWVGSGAQGAVFLGRFHGEEVAVKKVRDLKETDIKHLRKLKHPNIITFKGVCTQAPCYCILMEFCAQGQLYEVLRAGRPVTPSLLVDWSMGIAGGMNYLHLHKIIHRDLKSPNMLITYDDVVKISDFGTSKELSDKSTKMSFAGTVAWMAPEVIRNEPVSEKVDIWSFGVVLWELLTGEIPYKDVDSSAIIWGVGSNSLHLPVPSSCPDGFKILLRQCWNSKPRNRPSFRQILLHLDIASADVLSTPQETYFKSQAEWREEVKLHFEKIKSEGTCLHRLEEELVTRRREELRHALDIREHYERKLERANNLYMELNALMLQLELKERELLRREQALERRCPGLLKPHPPRGLLHGNTVEKLIKKRNVPQKLSPHSKRPDILKTESLLPKLDAALSSVGLPGCPKGPPSPGRSRRGKTRHRKASSKGSCGDLLGFRASVPNPEPGGPGHPGSIAGGPSAWEVCPPALRGLHHDLLLRKMSSSSPDLLSAALGARGRGAGGGALEPSSPPPAQGDTPPSEGSAPGSTSPDSPGGAKGEPPPAGAQGESVGLLGSSREGTAARGSRASAQHLTPAALLYRAAVTRSQKRGVSSEEEEGEVDSEVELPTRQRWPQGLNKRQSLSTFSSENLSDGEEGTASEPSPSGTPEVGSTNTDERPDERSDDMCSQGSEIPLDPLAPDGSPGQEAGSQPSSQEVPNQALLRREQGLNSEDSDLDSTELDQAGSADALQPPASLPP comes from the exons ATGCCCTCTAGATGGGAGCTGTCCTCCCTGCTAGGTACTGATAGCTCTTGTCCCCCACAGGGCagcctcctctccttccctccctccaccctaACCATGGCCTGCCTCCACGAGACCCGAACACCCTCGCCCTCCTTTGGAGGCTTCATGGCAGCCCTAAGCGAAGCCTCCGTTCGAAAACTCGACCCAGACACTTCGGACTGCACTCCAGAGAAGGACCTGACCCCTACCCAGTGTGTGTTGAGGGATGTGGTGCCCCTGGGTGGGCAGGGGGGAAGTGGGCACAGTCCCTCCCCGGGTGGGGAAGCCCCCACAGAAGCCTTTGCCAACAGTGTCCTGCAACTGCATGAGCAGGAGGCTGGGGGCCCAGGAGGGGCTACAGGGCCCACGGAAGGCCGGACGCCCCGGTTCCGGGCGGATGAAGTCAGGCTGCAGTGCCAGAGTGGCAGCGGCTTCCTGGAAGGCCTTTTTGGCTGTCTTCGTCCAGTCTGGACCATGATTGGCAAAGCTTATTCCACAGAACACAAGCAACAACAGGAAG ACTTGTGGGAGGTGCCCTTTGAGGAGATCCTGGACCTGCAGTGGGTGGGTTCTGGGGCCCAAGGTGCTGTATTCCTGGGACGCTTCCACGGGGAGGAGGTGGCTGTGAAAAAGGTTCGGGACCTCAAGGAGACTGACATCAAGCACCTTCGGAAACTCAAGCATCCCAACATTATCACTTTCAA GGGCGTATGTACCCAGGCCCCCTGCTACTGTATCCTGATGGAGTTCTGCGCCCAGGGCCAGTTATACGAGGTACTCCGGGCAGGACGTCCTGTCACCCCGTCCCTGCTAGTCGACTGGTCTATGGGCATTGCTGGCGGCATGAACTACCTGCATTTACACAAGATCATCCACCGAGACCTCAAATCCCCAAA CATGCTGATCACTTATGATGATGTGGTCAAGATCTCGGACTTTGGGACATCCAAGGAGCTCAGCGACAAGAGCACCAAGATGTCGTTTGCAGGGACAGTGGCTTGGATGGCCCCAGAGGTGATCCGGAATGAGCCTGTATCTGAGAAGGTGGACATTTG GTCATTTGGTGTGGTGCTGTGGGAGCTGCTGACTGGTGAAATCCCCTACAAAGATGTTGACTCATCGGCCATCATCTGGGGTGTGGGCAGTAATAGCCTTCATTTAcctgtgccatccagctgccccgaTGGCTTCAAGATACTTCTCCGCCAGTGCTG GAATAGCAAGCCCCGGAACCGACCTTCATTCAGGCAGATCTTGCTGCATCTGGACATTGCCTCAGCGGATGTCCTGTCCACACCCCAGGAAACCTATTTCAAATCCCAG gcagagtggagggaggaagtgaagcTGCATTTTGAAAAGATCAAGTCTGAGGGAACCTGTCTACACCGGTTAGAGGAAGAGCTGGTGACTCGAAGAAGAGAGGAACTCAG ACATGCCTTGGACATCCGGGAACATTACGAACGCAAGCTGGAGCGTGCCAACAACTTGTACATGGAGCTCAACGCCCTGATGCTGCAGCTGGAACTCAAGGAGAGGGAGCTGCTGAG GCGGGAGCAGGCCTTGGAGCGGAGATGCCCCGGGCTTCTGAAGCCTCACCCTCCCCGGGGTCTCCTGCACGGCAACACGGTGGAGAAGCTCATCAAGAAGAGGAACGTTCCGCAGAAGCTGTCGCCCCACAGCAAGAG GCCAGATATCCTCAAAACGGAATCCTTGCTCCCCAAGCTAGACGCGGCCCTGAGCAGCGTGGGGCTCCCCGGGTGTCCCAAGGGGCCTCCCTCCCCTGGACGGAGCCGTCGCGGCAAAACCCGCCACCGGAAGGCCAGCTCCAAGGGCAGCTGTGGTGACCTGCTCGGGTTTCGGGCGTCTGTACCTAATCCTGAACCTGGGGGGCCAGGGCACCCTGGGAGCATAGCGGGGGGCCCTTCGGCCTGGGAGGTCTGCCCGCCTGCCCTCCGAGGCCTCCACCATGATCTCCTGCTCAGAAAGATGTCGTCATCCTCCCCAGACCTGTTATCTGCAGCACTGGGAGCCCGGGGCAGAGGGGCGGGGGGCGGCGCCCTGGAGCCCAGCTCACCCCCTCCGGCCCAGGGAGACACCCCTCCCAGCGAGGGGTCAGCTCCCGGCTCCACCAGCCCCGATTCCCCCGGAGGAGCCAAAGGGGAGCCGCCCCCGGCGGGGGCCCAGGGTGAAAGCGTGGGGCTGCTGGGCTCTAGTCGGGAGGGAACAGCCGCGAGAGGAAGCAGGGCCTCGGCCCAGCACCTGACCCCGGCTGCGCTGCTGTATCGGGCTGCAGTCACTCGGAGCCAG AAGCGTGGCGTATcttcagaggaagaggaaggcgAGGTGGACAGTGAGGTGGAGCTGCCAACGAGGCAGAG GTGGCCCCAAGGCCTGAACAAACGGCAGTCACTGTCCACCTTCAGCTCCGAGAACTTGTCCGACGGAGAAGAAGGCACGGCCAGCGAGCCGTCCCCCAGCGGCACCCCAGAGGTGGGCAGCACTAACACGGATGAGCGACCCGACGAACGGTCCGACGACATGTGTTCCCAGGGCTCCGAGATCCCGCTGGACCCGCTGGCTCCAGACGGGAGCCCGGGACAGGAAGCGGGGTCCCAGCCCAGTAGCCAGGAGGTGCCAAACCAAGCCTTACTCAGAAGGGAGCAG GGCCTCAACTCGGAGGACTCGGACTTGGACAGCACCGAACTGGATCAGGCAGGCAGCGCCGACGCCCTGCAGCCCccggcctccctccctccctga
- the MAP3K12 gene encoding mitogen-activated protein kinase kinase kinase 12 isoform X3, giving the protein MPSRWELSSLLGTDSSCPPQGSLLSFPPSTLTMACLHETRTPSPSFGGFMAALSEASVRKLDPDTSDCTPEKDLTPTHVLQLHEQEAGGPGGATGPTEGRTPRFRADEVRLQCQSGSGFLEGLFGCLRPVWTMIGKAYSTEHKQQQEDLWEVPFEEILDLQWVGSGAQGAVFLGRFHGEEVAVKKVRDLKETDIKHLRKLKHPNIITFKGVCTQAPCYCILMEFCAQGQLYEVLRAGRPVTPSLLVDWSMGIAGGMNYLHLHKIIHRDLKSPNMLITYDDVVKISDFGTSKELSDKSTKMSFAGTVAWMAPEVIRNEPVSEKVDIWSFGVVLWELLTGEIPYKDVDSSAIIWGVGSNSLHLPVPSSCPDGFKILLRQCWNSKPRNRPSFRQILLHLDIASADVLSTPQETYFKSQAEWREEVKLHFEKIKSEGTCLHRLEEELVTRRREELRHALDIREHYERKLERANNLYMELNALMLQLELKERELLRREQALERRCPGLLKPHPPRGLLHGNTVEKLIKKRNVPQKLSPHSKRPDILKTESLLPKLDAALSSVGLPGCPKGPPSPGRSRRGKTRHRKASSKGSCGDLLGFRASVPNPEPGGPGHPGSIAGGPSAWEVCPPALRGLHHDLLLRKMSSSSPDLLSAALGARGRGAGGGALEPSSPPPAQGDTPPSEGSAPGSTSPDSPGGAKGEPPPAGAQGESVGLLGSSREGTAARGSRASAQHLTPAALLYRAAVTRSQKRGVSSEEEEGEVDSEVELPTRQRWPQGLNKRQSLSTFSSENLSDGEEGTASEPSPSGTPEVGSTNTDERPDERSDDMCSQGSEIPLDPLAPDGSPGQEAGSQPSSQEVPNQALLRREQGLNSEDSDLDSTELDQAGSADALQPPASLPP; this is encoded by the exons ATGCCCTCTAGATGGGAGCTGTCCTCCCTGCTAGGTACTGATAGCTCTTGTCCCCCACAGGGCagcctcctctccttccctccctccaccctaACCATGGCCTGCCTCCACGAGACCCGAACACCCTCGCCCTCCTTTGGAGGCTTCATGGCAGCCCTAAGCGAAGCCTCCGTTCGAAAACTCGACCCAGACACTTCGGACTGCACTCCAGAGAAGGACCTGACCCCTACCCA TGTCCTGCAACTGCATGAGCAGGAGGCTGGGGGCCCAGGAGGGGCTACAGGGCCCACGGAAGGCCGGACGCCCCGGTTCCGGGCGGATGAAGTCAGGCTGCAGTGCCAGAGTGGCAGCGGCTTCCTGGAAGGCCTTTTTGGCTGTCTTCGTCCAGTCTGGACCATGATTGGCAAAGCTTATTCCACAGAACACAAGCAACAACAGGAAG ACTTGTGGGAGGTGCCCTTTGAGGAGATCCTGGACCTGCAGTGGGTGGGTTCTGGGGCCCAAGGTGCTGTATTCCTGGGACGCTTCCACGGGGAGGAGGTGGCTGTGAAAAAGGTTCGGGACCTCAAGGAGACTGACATCAAGCACCTTCGGAAACTCAAGCATCCCAACATTATCACTTTCAA GGGCGTATGTACCCAGGCCCCCTGCTACTGTATCCTGATGGAGTTCTGCGCCCAGGGCCAGTTATACGAGGTACTCCGGGCAGGACGTCCTGTCACCCCGTCCCTGCTAGTCGACTGGTCTATGGGCATTGCTGGCGGCATGAACTACCTGCATTTACACAAGATCATCCACCGAGACCTCAAATCCCCAAA CATGCTGATCACTTATGATGATGTGGTCAAGATCTCGGACTTTGGGACATCCAAGGAGCTCAGCGACAAGAGCACCAAGATGTCGTTTGCAGGGACAGTGGCTTGGATGGCCCCAGAGGTGATCCGGAATGAGCCTGTATCTGAGAAGGTGGACATTTG GTCATTTGGTGTGGTGCTGTGGGAGCTGCTGACTGGTGAAATCCCCTACAAAGATGTTGACTCATCGGCCATCATCTGGGGTGTGGGCAGTAATAGCCTTCATTTAcctgtgccatccagctgccccgaTGGCTTCAAGATACTTCTCCGCCAGTGCTG GAATAGCAAGCCCCGGAACCGACCTTCATTCAGGCAGATCTTGCTGCATCTGGACATTGCCTCAGCGGATGTCCTGTCCACACCCCAGGAAACCTATTTCAAATCCCAG gcagagtggagggaggaagtgaagcTGCATTTTGAAAAGATCAAGTCTGAGGGAACCTGTCTACACCGGTTAGAGGAAGAGCTGGTGACTCGAAGAAGAGAGGAACTCAG ACATGCCTTGGACATCCGGGAACATTACGAACGCAAGCTGGAGCGTGCCAACAACTTGTACATGGAGCTCAACGCCCTGATGCTGCAGCTGGAACTCAAGGAGAGGGAGCTGCTGAG GCGGGAGCAGGCCTTGGAGCGGAGATGCCCCGGGCTTCTGAAGCCTCACCCTCCCCGGGGTCTCCTGCACGGCAACACGGTGGAGAAGCTCATCAAGAAGAGGAACGTTCCGCAGAAGCTGTCGCCCCACAGCAAGAG GCCAGATATCCTCAAAACGGAATCCTTGCTCCCCAAGCTAGACGCGGCCCTGAGCAGCGTGGGGCTCCCCGGGTGTCCCAAGGGGCCTCCCTCCCCTGGACGGAGCCGTCGCGGCAAAACCCGCCACCGGAAGGCCAGCTCCAAGGGCAGCTGTGGTGACCTGCTCGGGTTTCGGGCGTCTGTACCTAATCCTGAACCTGGGGGGCCAGGGCACCCTGGGAGCATAGCGGGGGGCCCTTCGGCCTGGGAGGTCTGCCCGCCTGCCCTCCGAGGCCTCCACCATGATCTCCTGCTCAGAAAGATGTCGTCATCCTCCCCAGACCTGTTATCTGCAGCACTGGGAGCCCGGGGCAGAGGGGCGGGGGGCGGCGCCCTGGAGCCCAGCTCACCCCCTCCGGCCCAGGGAGACACCCCTCCCAGCGAGGGGTCAGCTCCCGGCTCCACCAGCCCCGATTCCCCCGGAGGAGCCAAAGGGGAGCCGCCCCCGGCGGGGGCCCAGGGTGAAAGCGTGGGGCTGCTGGGCTCTAGTCGGGAGGGAACAGCCGCGAGAGGAAGCAGGGCCTCGGCCCAGCACCTGACCCCGGCTGCGCTGCTGTATCGGGCTGCAGTCACTCGGAGCCAG AAGCGTGGCGTATcttcagaggaagaggaaggcgAGGTGGACAGTGAGGTGGAGCTGCCAACGAGGCAGAG GTGGCCCCAAGGCCTGAACAAACGGCAGTCACTGTCCACCTTCAGCTCCGAGAACTTGTCCGACGGAGAAGAAGGCACGGCCAGCGAGCCGTCCCCCAGCGGCACCCCAGAGGTGGGCAGCACTAACACGGATGAGCGACCCGACGAACGGTCCGACGACATGTGTTCCCAGGGCTCCGAGATCCCGCTGGACCCGCTGGCTCCAGACGGGAGCCCGGGACAGGAAGCGGGGTCCCAGCCCAGTAGCCAGGAGGTGCCAAACCAAGCCTTACTCAGAAGGGAGCAG GGCCTCAACTCGGAGGACTCGGACTTGGACAGCACCGAACTGGATCAGGCAGGCAGCGCCGACGCCCTGCAGCCCccggcctccctccctccctga
- the MAP3K12 gene encoding mitogen-activated protein kinase kinase kinase 12 isoform X2 produces MACLHETRTPSPSFGGFMAALSEASVRKLDPDTSDCTPEKDLTPTQCVLRDVVPLGGQGGSGHSPSPGGEAPTEAFANSVLQLHEQEAGGPGGATGPTEGRTPRFRADEVRLQCQSGSGFLEGLFGCLRPVWTMIGKAYSTEHKQQQEDLWEVPFEEILDLQWVGSGAQGAVFLGRFHGEEVAVKKVRDLKETDIKHLRKLKHPNIITFKGVCTQAPCYCILMEFCAQGQLYEVLRAGRPVTPSLLVDWSMGIAGGMNYLHLHKIIHRDLKSPNMLITYDDVVKISDFGTSKELSDKSTKMSFAGTVAWMAPEVIRNEPVSEKVDIWSFGVVLWELLTGEIPYKDVDSSAIIWGVGSNSLHLPVPSSCPDGFKILLRQCWNSKPRNRPSFRQILLHLDIASADVLSTPQETYFKSQAEWREEVKLHFEKIKSEGTCLHRLEEELVTRRREELRHALDIREHYERKLERANNLYMELNALMLQLELKERELLRREQALERRCPGLLKPHPPRGLLHGNTVEKLIKKRNVPQKLSPHSKRPDILKTESLLPKLDAALSSVGLPGCPKGPPSPGRSRRGKTRHRKASSKGSCGDLLGFRASVPNPEPGGPGHPGSIAGGPSAWEVCPPALRGLHHDLLLRKMSSSSPDLLSAALGARGRGAGGGALEPSSPPPAQGDTPPSEGSAPGSTSPDSPGGAKGEPPPAGAQGESVGLLGSSREGTAARGSRASAQHLTPAALLYRAAVTRSQKRGVSSEEEEGEVDSEVELPTRQRWPQGLNKRQSLSTFSSENLSDGEEGTASEPSPSGTPEVGSTNTDERPDERSDDMCSQGSEIPLDPLAPDGSPGQEAGSQPSSQEVPNQALLRREQGLNSEDSDLDSTELDQAGSADALQPPASLPP; encoded by the exons ATGGCCTGCCTCCACGAGACCCGAACACCCTCGCCCTCCTTTGGAGGCTTCATGGCAGCCCTAAGCGAAGCCTCCGTTCGAAAACTCGACCCAGACACTTCGGACTGCACTCCAGAGAAGGACCTGACCCCTACCCAGTGTGTGTTGAGGGATGTGGTGCCCCTGGGTGGGCAGGGGGGAAGTGGGCACAGTCCCTCCCCGGGTGGGGAAGCCCCCACAGAAGCCTTTGCCAACAGTGTCCTGCAACTGCATGAGCAGGAGGCTGGGGGCCCAGGAGGGGCTACAGGGCCCACGGAAGGCCGGACGCCCCGGTTCCGGGCGGATGAAGTCAGGCTGCAGTGCCAGAGTGGCAGCGGCTTCCTGGAAGGCCTTTTTGGCTGTCTTCGTCCAGTCTGGACCATGATTGGCAAAGCTTATTCCACAGAACACAAGCAACAACAGGAAG ACTTGTGGGAGGTGCCCTTTGAGGAGATCCTGGACCTGCAGTGGGTGGGTTCTGGGGCCCAAGGTGCTGTATTCCTGGGACGCTTCCACGGGGAGGAGGTGGCTGTGAAAAAGGTTCGGGACCTCAAGGAGACTGACATCAAGCACCTTCGGAAACTCAAGCATCCCAACATTATCACTTTCAA GGGCGTATGTACCCAGGCCCCCTGCTACTGTATCCTGATGGAGTTCTGCGCCCAGGGCCAGTTATACGAGGTACTCCGGGCAGGACGTCCTGTCACCCCGTCCCTGCTAGTCGACTGGTCTATGGGCATTGCTGGCGGCATGAACTACCTGCATTTACACAAGATCATCCACCGAGACCTCAAATCCCCAAA CATGCTGATCACTTATGATGATGTGGTCAAGATCTCGGACTTTGGGACATCCAAGGAGCTCAGCGACAAGAGCACCAAGATGTCGTTTGCAGGGACAGTGGCTTGGATGGCCCCAGAGGTGATCCGGAATGAGCCTGTATCTGAGAAGGTGGACATTTG GTCATTTGGTGTGGTGCTGTGGGAGCTGCTGACTGGTGAAATCCCCTACAAAGATGTTGACTCATCGGCCATCATCTGGGGTGTGGGCAGTAATAGCCTTCATTTAcctgtgccatccagctgccccgaTGGCTTCAAGATACTTCTCCGCCAGTGCTG GAATAGCAAGCCCCGGAACCGACCTTCATTCAGGCAGATCTTGCTGCATCTGGACATTGCCTCAGCGGATGTCCTGTCCACACCCCAGGAAACCTATTTCAAATCCCAG gcagagtggagggaggaagtgaagcTGCATTTTGAAAAGATCAAGTCTGAGGGAACCTGTCTACACCGGTTAGAGGAAGAGCTGGTGACTCGAAGAAGAGAGGAACTCAG ACATGCCTTGGACATCCGGGAACATTACGAACGCAAGCTGGAGCGTGCCAACAACTTGTACATGGAGCTCAACGCCCTGATGCTGCAGCTGGAACTCAAGGAGAGGGAGCTGCTGAG GCGGGAGCAGGCCTTGGAGCGGAGATGCCCCGGGCTTCTGAAGCCTCACCCTCCCCGGGGTCTCCTGCACGGCAACACGGTGGAGAAGCTCATCAAGAAGAGGAACGTTCCGCAGAAGCTGTCGCCCCACAGCAAGAG GCCAGATATCCTCAAAACGGAATCCTTGCTCCCCAAGCTAGACGCGGCCCTGAGCAGCGTGGGGCTCCCCGGGTGTCCCAAGGGGCCTCCCTCCCCTGGACGGAGCCGTCGCGGCAAAACCCGCCACCGGAAGGCCAGCTCCAAGGGCAGCTGTGGTGACCTGCTCGGGTTTCGGGCGTCTGTACCTAATCCTGAACCTGGGGGGCCAGGGCACCCTGGGAGCATAGCGGGGGGCCCTTCGGCCTGGGAGGTCTGCCCGCCTGCCCTCCGAGGCCTCCACCATGATCTCCTGCTCAGAAAGATGTCGTCATCCTCCCCAGACCTGTTATCTGCAGCACTGGGAGCCCGGGGCAGAGGGGCGGGGGGCGGCGCCCTGGAGCCCAGCTCACCCCCTCCGGCCCAGGGAGACACCCCTCCCAGCGAGGGGTCAGCTCCCGGCTCCACCAGCCCCGATTCCCCCGGAGGAGCCAAAGGGGAGCCGCCCCCGGCGGGGGCCCAGGGTGAAAGCGTGGGGCTGCTGGGCTCTAGTCGGGAGGGAACAGCCGCGAGAGGAAGCAGGGCCTCGGCCCAGCACCTGACCCCGGCTGCGCTGCTGTATCGGGCTGCAGTCACTCGGAGCCAG AAGCGTGGCGTATcttcagaggaagaggaaggcgAGGTGGACAGTGAGGTGGAGCTGCCAACGAGGCAGAG GTGGCCCCAAGGCCTGAACAAACGGCAGTCACTGTCCACCTTCAGCTCCGAGAACTTGTCCGACGGAGAAGAAGGCACGGCCAGCGAGCCGTCCCCCAGCGGCACCCCAGAGGTGGGCAGCACTAACACGGATGAGCGACCCGACGAACGGTCCGACGACATGTGTTCCCAGGGCTCCGAGATCCCGCTGGACCCGCTGGCTCCAGACGGGAGCCCGGGACAGGAAGCGGGGTCCCAGCCCAGTAGCCAGGAGGTGCCAAACCAAGCCTTACTCAGAAGGGAGCAG GGCCTCAACTCGGAGGACTCGGACTTGGACAGCACCGAACTGGATCAGGCAGGCAGCGCCGACGCCCTGCAGCCCccggcctccctccctccctga